A genomic stretch from Heptranchias perlo isolate sHepPer1 chromosome 28, sHepPer1.hap1, whole genome shotgun sequence includes:
- the LOC137344791 gene encoding uncharacterized protein, with protein MEPGMWGCQQVKRPRLEARDPETESEARSRQEAERPGMESEARGLRVAERPGMESEARGLRVAERPGMESEARGLRVAERPGMESEARDLRVAERPVTDSEAQAPESPRTVAEARDRQDGAYFHSYSDVSIHEEMIADAARTGSYRRALQWGCRPRPGGRPEPGPGAGVGLLRGLTVLDVGAGTGILSVFCAQAGAARVYASEASMVMAERAREVVEANGLSGRIQIVRGRVEDARLPERVDAIVSEWMGYGLMYESMLRSVLHARDRWLKPGGLLFPCRAELYVAPVTDPALQERLAFWAGVRERHGVDMACMAAFARRCLMNDEMAVGALHGEDVLARPARFASIDLYTVTEQQLGELGGLFTASSFGIATMHAFAVWFSVIFPTSARAAGADAYGPRAAGASAYGPSATSADAYGPRAAGAYGPSATSAGAYGPSAVGATAYGASAYGPRATSADAYGPRAASASAYGPHAAGASAYGPRAAGASAYGPRAAGAYGPRAAGADAYGPRAAGADAYGPRAAGADAYGPRAAGAYGPRAAGAYGPRAAGAYGPRAAGADAYGPRAAGADAYGPRAAGTDAYGPRAAGADAYGPRAAGADAYGPRAAGVNGRHAASANAPCVASARSIGVNADGPHTVTANGDGPHAFNAGADDHMTADVYADDLEPVVLSTSPFAEETHWKQSLLYLDEPVQVFQDTVIKGKITLTPAEDNPRHLRVSLTYEIGDSGKKMKIFKMGEDFSSFE; from the coding sequence ATGGAGCCGGGTATGTGGGGCTGTCAGCAGGTGAAGAGACCGAGGCTGGAGGCCCGGGACCCGGAGACGGAGAGCGAGGCCCGGAGCCGGCAGGaggcggagaggccggggatgGAGTCGGAGGCCCGGGGCCTGCGGGTAGCGGAGAGGCCGGGGATGGAGTCGGAGGCCCGGGGCCTGCGGGTAGCGGAGAGGCCGGGGATGGAGTCGGAGGCCCGGGGCCTGCGGGTAGCGGAGAGGCCGGGGATGGAGTCGGAGGCCCGGGACCTGCGGGTAGCGGAGAGGCCGGTGACGGACTCGGAGGCCCAGGCCCCGGAGAGCCCTCGGACTGTGGCCGAGGCCCGGGACCGCCAGGACGGCGCTTACTTCCACTCCTACTCGGACGTCTCCATCCACGAGGAGATGATCGCGGACGCGGCCCGGACCGGCTCGTACCGCCGGGCGCTGCAGTGGGGGTGCAGACCGAGGCCGGGGGGTAGGCCCGAGCCGGGGCCTGGGGCTGGAGTTGGGCTACTGCGGGGCCTGACGGTGCTGGACGTGGGCGCGGGCACGGGGATCCTCAGCGTCTTCTGCGCGCAGGCGGGCGCGGCGCGCGTGTACGCGTCGGAGGCGAGCATGGTGATGGCCGAGCGCGCGcgggaggtggtggaggccaacggGCTGAGCGGCCGCATCCAGATCGTGCGGGGCCGGGTGGAGGACGCCCGCCTGCCCGAGCGGGTGGACGCCATCGTCAGCGAGTGGATGGGCTACGGCCTCATGTACGAGTCGATGCTCCGCAGCGTGCTCCACGCCCGCGACCGCTGGCTCAAGCCCGGAGGCCTGCTCTTCCCCTGCCGGGCCGAGCTCTACGTCGCCCCGGTGACCGACCCGGCCCTGCAGGAGCGGCTGGCCTTCTGGGCCGGGGTGAGGGAGCGGCACGGGGTCGACATGGCCTGCATGGCCGCCTTCGCCCGCCGCTGCCTCATGAACGACGAGATGGCGGTGGGCGCCCTGCACGGCGAGGACGTGCTGGCCCGGCCGGCCAGGTTCGCCTCCATCGACCTCTACACGGTCACCGAGCAGCAGCTCGGGGAGCTGGGCGGCCTGTTCACCGCCTCCTCCTTCGGCATCGCCACCATGCATGCTTTCGCTGTCTGGTTTTCTGTTATTTTCCCCACGTCTGCCCGTGCAGCCGGTGCCGATGCCTATGGCCCCCGTGCAGCCGGTGCCAGTGCCTATGGCCCCAGTGCAACCAGCGCCGATGCCTATGGCCCCCGTGCAGCCGGTGCCTATGGCCCCAGTGCAACCAGCGCCGGTGCCTATGGCCCCAGTGCAGTCGGTGCCACTGCCTATGGTGCCAGTGCCTATGGCCCCCGTGCAACCAGCGCCGATGCCTATGGCCCCCGTGCAGCCAGCGCCAGTGCCTATGGCCCCCATGCAGCCGGCGCCAGTGCCTATGGCCCCCGTGCAGCCGGCGCCAGTGCCTATGGCCCCCGTGCAGCCGGTGCCTATGGCCCCCGTGCAGCAGGCGCCGATGCCTATGGCCCCCGTGCAGCAGGCGCCGATGCCTATGGCCCCCGTGCAGCCGGCGCCGATGCCTATGGCCCCCGTGCAGCCGGTGCCTATGGCCCCCGTGCAGCCGGTGCCTATGGCCCCCGTGCAGCCGGTGCCTATGGGCCCCGTGCAGCCGGCGCCGATGCCTATGGCCCCCGTGCAGCCGGCGCCGATGCCTATGGCCCCCGTGCAGCCGGCACCGATGCCTATGGCCCCCGTGCAGCCGGCGCCGATGCCTATGGCCCCCGTGCAGCCGGCGCCGATGCCTATGGCCCACGTGCAGCCGGTGTCAATGGTCGGCATGCAGCCAGTGCCAATGCCCCATGTGTAGCCAGTGCCCGTTCCATTGGTGTCAATGCTGACGGCccccacacagtcacagccaaCGGTGATGGCCCCCATGCATTTAATGCCGGTGCTGATGACCACATGACAGCTGATGTCTATGCTGATGACCTTGAGCCAGTTGTTTTGTCCACTTCGCCTTTCGCTGAGGAAACGCATTGGAAACAGTCCTTGCTTTACCTGGACGAACCTGTCCAAGTCTTCCAGGACACCGTGATAAAAGGAAAAATAACTTTAACTCCAGCAGAAGATAACCCAAGACATCTCCGGGTATCCTTGACTTATGAGATTGGAGATAGTgggaagaaaatgaaaatattcaAAATGGGGGAGGATTTCTCTTCTTTTGAATGA